Below is a window of Pseudomonas eucalypticola DNA.
CCAAGCCTGTGGATAACCGCGCACTGGTGGACGCGGGTTACCTTTACCAGGCCGACAGCGCCGAGCAACTGGCGCACTTGATCGGCGTCGACCCCAACGGCCTGGCCGACACCTTGCGCCAGCACAATGCCGATGCCCTGCGCGGCACCGACAGCCAATTCGCCAAGGGCGGCAACAGTTACAACCGCTCCCTGGGCGACCCTCATCACGCGCCCAATCCCTGCCTGGCGCCGCTGACGAAAGCGCCCTGGTACGCGATCCGCGTGCACACCGGCGACTTGGGTTCGGCCCGAGGGCTGGTGACCGATGCCAATGCGCGTGTGCTCGACCGCCAGGGCCAGCCCATTGCCGGCCTGTATGCCGCCGGCAACGACATGAACTCGATCATGGAAGGCACCTACCCCGGCCCCGGTATCACCCTGGGCCCAGGCCTGACCTTCGGCTACATCGCCGCCACCCACGCGGCCACCCGGCTGCAACGCAGCACCCCTACCCAACAAGAGGCATGACCATGTTCTATGAATTGCGCACCTACACCCTCAAACCCACCAAGCTCGCCGACTGGCTGGCGCTGTACCAGAGCGATGCCCTGGCCGTGCAGACCGAGCACCTGGGCCGCCTGGTGGGTTTCTTCACCACCGAAATCGGCGACGTGAACCAGGTGGTGCATATCTGGGCCTGGGAAAGCCTGGACGAGCGCATGGCCCGGCGCACCGCCATGGCGGCCGACAGCCGCTGGATGGAGTTCAGCCGCAAGAACAAGGAGCTGGACGCCGTGATGAAACTGGAGTCGCGAATGATGCGCCCCACTGCATTCTCGCCGCTCAAGTAGGCCAGGCCCATGAGCGCTCCTGAGCACTACGACTGCGACGTACTGGTCATCGGCTCGGGGGCCGCTGGCCTGGCCGCCGCCGTGACCGCCGCCCACCACGGGCTGAAAGTGATCGTCGCCGAGAAGCATCACCAGCTGGGCGGCACCAGTGCCTGGTCGGGTGGCTGGTTGTGGGTACCCGGCAACCCGCTGGCAGTGGCCGAGGGGCAGTTGGAAACGCCCGGCGCCGTAGAACAGTACCTGCGCCAGCAACTGGCCACGGCGCAGCTGGATGACCGCGTGCAGGCCTACCTCGAACAGGGGCCACGGATGGTCGACTTCTTCCAGCGGCATACCCACGTGCAGTTTTATTCAGGCAGCCGCATGCCCGACATGCATGAAGGGCCGGGAGCCGCCCTGGGCGGCCGTTCGCTGTGCGCGCAACCGTTCGATGGACGGCGGCTGGGGCCATGGCTGCACAGGTTGCGCCCGCCCTTGGACCTGATCAGCCTGGGCGGCATGGGTATCGCTGGCGGCATGGACCTGGGCCATTTCTTCAATGCCACGCGGTCAGTGAAATCGGCGCTTTATGTGGCCAGGCGGCTGGCGCGCCATGGGTGCGGCCGTCTGCTGCATGGGCGCGGGTTGCACCTGGTCAATGGCAACGCGCTGGTGGCCCGCCTGTTGCGCAGTGCGCTGGATTTGCAGGTGCAGGTGCGTACGCACAGCGCAGCCCTGGCATTGTTGGTGGATGGCCATCGGGTAGTGGGCGCGCGCTTGTCCACGGGCCCAGTGCGGGCGCGGTGCGGCGTAGTACTGGCGGCAGGTGGGTTTGCCCATGACAGGCAGCGGATGAGTGAAGTATTCGGGCATGACAACCACCTGTCGGCTGCGCCGGCGGAGAATACGGGGGACGGCATTCGGTTGGGTGAGATGGCTGGCGGGGTGGTGCCTGCCCTGCCCAATGGCGCTGCCTGGGCACCCGTCTCCAGGGTGATGTGCGGCGCCGGCCATACCAGCACGGCCCAGGCTTTTCCCCATTTGATGGACAGGGCCAAACCCGGCTTCATTGCCGTGCGCGACGACGGCCGCCGCTTTACCAATGAAGCCGATTCCTACCATGACTTCATGCAGGCGCTGTTCGCTGCCGACCCTGCCGACCGTCAGCCCCATTGCTGGCTGATCTGCGACCACCGCGCCCTGCGCCGCTACGGGCTTGGGGCCGCACGGCCGTTTCCGCTGCCTACCTGGGGCCTGCGTCGCCGGGGGTATCTGATCAAGGCGCGGAGCGTGGCGCAACTGGCTGAGCGCTGCGGTATCGACGCCGCTGCCCTGCACGCCACGGTGCAGCGCTTCAACCAGCAGGCGCGGCAGGGGCATGACGACGACTTTCACCGCGGCGCCTCGGCCTACAACCGCGCCCAGGGTGAAGCCACGCACCGGCCCAACCCATCGCTGGGCGAGCTGGCGCGCGGGCCGTTCTATGCGGTGAAACTGGAGCCGGGCAGCCTGGGCACCTTCATGGGCCTGGCCACCGACCGCCAGGCACGGGTGCTGGATGCACAGGGCCTGGTGGTTGACGGGTTGTATGCGGTGGGCAATGACATGGCCAGTATCATGGGCGGCCATTACCCCAGCGGCGGCATTACCCTGGGGCCGGCGATGACCTTCGGTCACCTTGCCGGCCTGAGCCTGGCAGCCGACGCCGTCAGGGTTTCAGGTAACGCAGCACCGTGTCGACGATCATCTCGCGATGACGTGCCTTGTTCTGCTCGTCACTGAAATCGATCTGGAAGATCTCGCCGAAGGTGTGCTTGTTCGACACCCGGTAGAAGCAGAACGAACTGATCAGCAAATGCACGTCCAGGGCGTCCAGGCCTTGACGGAACAGCCCTTCACGGGCACCGCGTTCCAGTACCTCGCCCAGGGCGTGCAACACGGTCTTGTTCATGGCGCGGATGGCGGTGGACTGCTTGATGTACTCGCCCTTGTGCATGTTCTCGTTGCACACGATGCGCACGAAATCGACATTGGCGTCGTGGTGGTCGAAGGTGAATTCCACCAGGCGGCGGATACCATCGCGCGGCTCCAGCTCACCCAGGTGCAGGTCCACCTCGGTGCTGCGGATGTCGCCGTAGAGTTTTTCCAGCACCTCGACGTACAACTGCTCCTTGCTGCCGAAGTAGTAGTAGATCATGCGCTTGGAGGTTTGCGTGCGTTCGGCAATGGCGTCTACCCGGGCACCCGCCAGGCCTTGCAGGACGAACTCGGCAATCGCCGCCTGAAGGATATTCTCGCGGGTTTTCTCAGGGTTGTTCTTGCGGCTCTTGCGTGGCGCCGGTTCAGCAGTTTCCACGGAGCGTTCTGTCATTGTTGTCATTCTGGGCTCACGGCCATCGTTAAACAGCGGCAATTATGGAGCGGCCAGCGCGGCGAAGGAAGCCTGCAAGCCCCGGTCTACAACCAAAGGCTTGCAGTTCCATACAAATGGTTACAGTTTGGCGTGGCGAACACCCTTGCTGCGCGCCTTGGCCATGGCGGCCAGACGCACCGCGACG
It encodes the following:
- a CDS encoding NIPSNAP family protein — protein: MFYELRTYTLKPTKLADWLALYQSDALAVQTEHLGRLVGFFTTEIGDVNQVVHIWAWESLDERMARRTAMAADSRWMEFSRKNKELDAVMKLESRMMRPTAFSPLK
- a CDS encoding FAD-dependent oxidoreductase, which produces MSAPEHYDCDVLVIGSGAAGLAAAVTAAHHGLKVIVAEKHHQLGGTSAWSGGWLWVPGNPLAVAEGQLETPGAVEQYLRQQLATAQLDDRVQAYLEQGPRMVDFFQRHTHVQFYSGSRMPDMHEGPGAALGGRSLCAQPFDGRRLGPWLHRLRPPLDLISLGGMGIAGGMDLGHFFNATRSVKSALYVARRLARHGCGRLLHGRGLHLVNGNALVARLLRSALDLQVQVRTHSAALALLVDGHRVVGARLSTGPVRARCGVVLAAGGFAHDRQRMSEVFGHDNHLSAAPAENTGDGIRLGEMAGGVVPALPNGAAWAPVSRVMCGAGHTSTAQAFPHLMDRAKPGFIAVRDDGRRFTNEADSYHDFMQALFAADPADRQPHCWLICDHRALRRYGLGAARPFPLPTWGLRRRGYLIKARSVAQLAERCGIDAAALHATVQRFNQQARQGHDDDFHRGASAYNRAQGEATHRPNPSLGELARGPFYAVKLEPGSLGTFMGLATDRQARVLDAQGLVVDGLYAVGNDMASIMGGHYPSGGITLGPAMTFGHLAGLSLAADAVRVSGNAAPCRRSSRDDVPCSARH
- a CDS encoding TetR/AcrR family transcriptional regulator, translated to MTTMTERSVETAEPAPRKSRKNNPEKTRENILQAAIAEFVLQGLAGARVDAIAERTQTSKRMIYYYFGSKEQLYVEVLEKLYGDIRSTEVDLHLGELEPRDGIRRLVEFTFDHHDANVDFVRIVCNENMHKGEYIKQSTAIRAMNKTVLHALGEVLERGAREGLFRQGLDALDVHLLISSFCFYRVSNKHTFGEIFQIDFSDEQNKARHREMIVDTVLRYLKP